TTGGCCAGTTGCATGAGGGCTTCGCGCACCGGCATGCGGCTGACGCGAAATCGGGCCACCAACTTCTCCTGCCGGAGAAATTGCCCAGGCTCGATTCGGCCCGATAGCACGTCGTTTCGCAATCGCTCGACAATCTTGCCGCGAACAAACTTCTTACTCGTAGAACGCACAGCAATCCTCCGGGACATCATTGGATCCAATTCACTACCGCATGTTATAACTTGGATCCAATCAGAATGCAAGAAATTATTTGAAGAAATCTTTTCCGCCGGCGCAACTAGACTGCCGGGCCGCGGTCGCGGGAGAGCTAGCGGAAACTTGCAAGAGGATCGGGCGTGGCGCCGAATTGGAAGCCCAGCGCGGCAAACTGCCGTTTGACGTTTTCCAGCGCCGATTTGACAAACAACAGATCGATGCCGTAGCACACGAGGCTTGCGCCCAGCTCGACGGCCAAGCGGGCCTGCTCCACGCTGTTCACGTAGGTTCCAAACCGCTTTCCGGCGGCAAGGGTCTCGCGACAAAGCTGACGCATGGCTTGCTGCACCGTTTCGCTGTCAAACTGGCCAGGCACGCCGCTGAGCACCGAAAAGTCGCTCGATCCAAAGAACACCACATCGACTCCCTCGATCTGGGCGATTTCACGGGCTTGCCCCAGAGCGGCCGGGGATTCGATTTGAATGGCCAACCAGGTGCGGCGGTTGGCTTCGCCCAGGTACTCGGCCATCCCGACCATGCCATACGACGCATCGGGATTCACTCCCATATAGCCGCGCTCGCCGAGCGGGGCGAACTTGGTCCAGCGAACCACTTCGCGCGCTTCGGCCGCATTGTCGCAGCGCGGATAGATGATGCCCGTAGCGCCGGCTTCCAGCAGTCGGCCGAGCCGCATGAATTCCCCCTTGCCGGGTCGCGCCATGACGTCGGCCTGGCCGACTCGGGCCGCGCGAATCATTTGGGCGGCTTGCGCCACGCTGGTCGATTGATGCTCCAAGTCGATCCAAATGCAGTCGAACCCCAGCAGGCTGATTAGCTCGGCGCTGGCCGGATCGGTAAAATACGCAACCGTGCCCAGCGCCGGCTTGCCCGCCGCCCAGCGCTGTCGCACTCTGCTCGTGGGCATCACGGCTTCGCTCCCAAGATCAACGGTAAGCGGGAATCAATTGCTGCACCGCTTCGACGATTCGCTGTTCGCTGGGAACATAAAACTGCTCGAGCGGAGGAGAGAACGGCACGGGCGTGTGCGGCGGAGCGATCATCACCGGGGCTGCGTCGAGGTAATCGAACGCTTTCGTCGCGACCAGCGCCACCAGATCGGTCGCCATCGAACAGCGGGGGTGATCTTCATCGACGACCACCAGCCGCTCGGTCTTGCGGACGGATTCGAGAATCAGCTCCTCATCCAGCGGAGAAATGGAACGGGGGTCGACCAGTTCGACGCTGATTCCTTCGGCGGCCAGCAAGTCGGCCGCTTTCAGGGCCACGTGAACCATGCGCGACAATGCGACAATGGTGACGTCCGTTCCCTCGCGCACGATGCGCCCCTTGCCAATCGGAACGAGATGTTCGCCATCGGGCACCGGCCCTTTGAAGTCGTACAGCACCTTGTTTTCAAAGAACACCACGGGATCGTCATCGCGAATCGCCGATTTGAGCAAACCCTTCGCGTCGGCAGGGGTCGCCGGCACCACGCACTTCAGCCCTGGGTAGTGCGCGAAGATCGAATAGAGCGAGTCCGAATGCTGCGCGGCTGCGCCCATGCCAGCGCCAATCGTCGTGCGGATCGTGAGCGGCACTTTCGCTT
The nucleotide sequence above comes from Pirellulales bacterium. Encoded proteins:
- a CDS encoding aldolase → MPTSRVRQRWAAGKPALGTVAYFTDPASAELISLLGFDCIWIDLEHQSTSVAQAAQMIRAARVGQADVMARPGKGEFMRLGRLLEAGATGIIYPRCDNAAEAREVVRWTKFAPLGERGYMGVNPDASYGMVGMAEYLGEANRRTWLAIQIESPAALGQAREIAQIEGVDVVFFGSSDFSVLSGVPGQFDSETVQQAMRQLCRETLAAGKRFGTYVNSVEQARLAVELGASLVCYGIDLLFVKSALENVKRQFAALGFQFGATPDPLASFR
- a CDS encoding alpha-ketoacid dehydrogenase subunit beta, whose product is MAQRHISYREAINEALREEMQRDESVILLGEDIAGGAQNSEPEMIDSWGGVLGVTKGLIGRFGRERVLDTPISESAIIGAATGAAAAGMRPVAELMFVGFVGVCLDQIVNQAAKFRYMFGGKAKVPLTIRTTIGAGMGAAAQHSDSLYSIFAHYPGLKCVVPATPADAKGLLKSAIRDDDPVVFFENKVLYDFKGPVPDGEHLVPIGKGRIVREGTDVTIVALSRMVHVALKAADLLAAEGISVELVDPRSISPLDEELILESVRKTERLVVVDEDHPRCSMATDLVALVATKAFDYLDAAPVMIAPPHTPVPFSPPLEQFYVPSEQRIVEAVQQLIPAYR